The Pedococcus dokdonensis region TGGCTCAAAGGGCGGCCGAAGCACGGGCAGCCACAAGCGCCGCCGGACCAAGCAAGGAGAGGCTCATGAACGCCGTGGGGCAGGCCGCCATACTTGTCGCGTTCCCGGTTAGCGCAGCCGTCGCTGGGTCCGTCACCGCGGTGTTGCGCCGCCCCGGGCCGCGCCTGTCCAGCGGCATCCAGCACTTCGCGGCCGGGGTCGTCATGGCTGCCCTCGTCGGAGAGGTCCTGCCAGGGCTCCGGGAGGAGGGGAACCTGCCCTGGGCGGTGGTCGGGTTCGCCTCGGGTGTCGCCGTCCTGCTCGCCCTGAGCGCATACAGCCGCAACCGCGAGAAGGCTCTGGAATCGCACCAGGCCGCGTTGGGTGCAGCCGCACGGACCACCGCGGCAGCCGTGCCTCTGGCATTGCTGGCCACCGTGGCGATCGACCTGCTCCTGGACGGGGTGCTGGTTGGGCTGGGAGCAACCCTCGGTGCAACTCAGGGCCTCATCCTCACGATCGCGCTGACCATCGAGATCCTGTTCCTGGGCCTGTCCTTGGCCGCGGAACTCGTGGACTCAGGTCTGAGCAGGACCCGGGCAGCGGTCACCTGCTCCGCGGTCGGGCTGTCGACAGCTGTCGGGGCCATTGGCGGGGCTGCCCTGCTCAGCGACGCGACCAGACCGGTGCTGGCGGCCGTCCTGGCATTTGGCGCCGCGGCGCTGCTTTACCTCGCCGTTGAGGAGCTCCTCGTCGAGGCCCACGAGGAACAGGAGACGACTCTGCTCGCCGCTATGTTCTTCCTCGGCTTCCTCGTCATCTACGTCCTCGGCGAAATCGCTCAGTGACGAATGCCCTGGCTGTCCGCCCTCCTTACGACCCTCACTGTCCGCGTGCCGAGCTGACCTCGCAGACCTGCTTCCCGAGGCGGGCGGAGCGACTGCGCGCCTGCAGCAAGGGAATCGAAAAGGCCTGGACGAACGAGCAGCTGCAGCTTTCCCTGGTGTTCAGGTCCCGCCTTGTGCGGCGCCGGTCCCGCCGCCAATGATCAACTAGCTCGCCGAGACCATCTCCCGGCGTCCGCTCACGTTACGTCACGTCACGTCCGGCGCGGGAGGGGCTCGACCTGGAGCTCCTTGAGGAGGGTCAGGACTCGCTCTTTGATTTCGTCGCGGATCGGTCGGACCGAGTCCACGCCCTGCCCGGCCGGGTCTTCGAGAGTCCAGTCCTCGTACCGCTTGCCTGGGTAGATGGGGCAGGTGTCGCCGCAGCCCATCGTGATGACGACGTCGGAGGCCTGGACGGCTTCGTTGGTCAGGATCTTGGGCTTCTCGGCGGAGATGTCGACGCCCTCTTCGAGCATGGCCTCGCGGACGGCGGGGTTGATCGACTCGGCGGGGGCGGAACCGGCGGAGCGGACCTCGACGGCGCCACCGGACAGGTGGTGGGTGTAGGCGGCGGCCATCTGGGACCGTCCGGCGTTGTGGACGCAGACGTACAAGACGGACGGGCGGCTGGTGGCCTGGTCGGTGCTCATGGTGGCTTCCTGGGGTGGAGGGGTCAGTTGAGAATGTCGCGCAGCAATGCGGTGACGCGGGCCTGGATGTCGTCTCGGATGTCACGGACGACCTCGATGGGCCGCCCGGCGGGGTCGGCGACGTTCCAGTCCTCGTACCGCTTGCCGGGGAAGATCGGGCAGGCGTCGCCGCAGCCCATGGTGATGATGACGTCCGCTGCGCCGATGACGTTGTCGGACAAGGGCTTGGGGTAAGCCGTGGTCAGGGCGATACCGCGTTCGGCGAGGACCTCGACGACGAGCGGGTTGATGCTCCCGGCCGGGGCGGACCCGGCGGACCGGACGTGGACCCGGTGGGCGGACAGGTGCTCGGCGAGAGCGGCGGCCATCTGCGACCGTCCGGCGTTCTGGACGCACACGAACAGCAGTTCTGGGACGGCCTTGGCTACGCGCCCTTCGGCCTGGGCGGCCGCCGTGAGCTGTTCCTTGGCGTGCCTGGCCACCAGGATCGGCAGGAACGTCTGCACCGTCGAGACCGGTTCGAGGAGGTGGCGCGCATCGGCCACGGCTCCGGCCACACTCTCGCGGGAGAACACTCCGTCGTACGAGTAGGCGAGGTCGTCGACAATGGCGGAGTACGGGTCGGTGGCGTGAAGTGTCACGGGGTACTCCTGGGCGTGGAGTGGGCGGGGTGGGGGACAACCACGTCGTCGGCGGTGGCGCTGATGTCCGGGTAGAGGCCGAGCGTGACGACGATCCCGACGGCGAGGCCGACGAGCTGGGCGGCGATGAACGCGACGGCGGAGCCGGGGGCGATCCCGGCGAACGTGTCGGAGAAGATGCGTCCGATGGTGACAGCGGGGTTGGCGAACGAGGTGGAGCTGGTGAACCAGTACGCGGCCCCGATGTAAGCCCCAACGGCGGGGGCCGCGATTGCGCCGCGGCCGGAGCGGACCAGGGCGAAGATCAGCGCGAGCAGGAAGGTGGTGGCGACCACCTCGGCGAGCAGGCGCCCACCGGTGGCACGGTCCTTGGTGGAGATCGACGTGCCGACGTCGAACATCGCGTTGGCCAGCACCGACCCGCCGATCGAGCCGAGGACCTGCGCAACCGTGTACGCGCCCACGTCCGGCAGGGTCAAGCCGTGCCCCGTGCGACGACCGAGGAACCAGTCGGCCAACGACACGACCGGGTTGAAGTGGGCACCGGAGACG contains the following coding sequences:
- a CDS encoding arsenate reductase ArsC; translated protein: MTLHATDPYSAIVDDLAYSYDGVFSRESVAGAVADARHLLEPVSTVQTFLPILVARHAKEQLTAAAQAEGRVAKAVPELLFVCVQNAGRSQMAAALAEHLSAHRVHVRSAGSAPAGSINPLVVEVLAERGIALTTAYPKPLSDNVIGAADVIITMGCGDACPIFPGKRYEDWNVADPAGRPIEVVRDIRDDIQARVTALLRDILN
- a CDS encoding arsenate reductase ArsC is translated as MSTDQATSRPSVLYVCVHNAGRSQMAAAYTHHLSGGAVEVRSAGSAPAESINPAVREAMLEEGVDISAEKPKILTNEAVQASDVVITMGCGDTCPIYPGKRYEDWTLEDPAGQGVDSVRPIRDEIKERVLTLLKELQVEPLPRRT
- a CDS encoding ZIP family metal transporter, translating into MNAVGQAAILVAFPVSAAVAGSVTAVLRRPGPRLSSGIQHFAAGVVMAALVGEVLPGLREEGNLPWAVVGFASGVAVLLALSAYSRNREKALESHQAALGAAARTTAAAVPLALLATVAIDLLLDGVLVGLGATLGATQGLILTIALTIEILFLGLSLAAELVDSGLSRTRAAVTCSAVGLSTAVGAIGGAALLSDATRPVLAAVLAFGAAALLYLAVEELLVEAHEEQETTLLAAMFFLGFLVIYVLGEIAQ
- a CDS encoding aquaporin — encoded protein: MSTPAPPLPRRLLAEFLGTALLVAVVVGSGIAAQQLSPEDVGLQLLENSIATVLGLTVLILLFGPVSGAHFNPVVSLADWFLGRRTGHGLTLPDVGAYTVAQVLGSIGGSVLANAMFDVGTSISTKDRATGGRLLAEVVATTFLLALIFALVRSGRGAIAAPAVGAYIGAAYWFTSSTSFANPAVTIGRIFSDTFAGIAPGSAVAFIAAQLVGLAVGIVVTLGLYPDISATADDVVVPHPAHSTPRSTP